The proteins below come from a single Oscillospiraceae bacterium genomic window:
- a CDS encoding winged helix-turn-helix domain-containing protein, with translation MKYYKNLSIDESDFSVQRQGCRIHLTTTEYQLFITLLDHSGHICSRNFLLASAWNITVPIQTRTVDVHIAKLRKKLDLGPDDLKTVMGRGYALSG, from the coding sequence ATGAAGTACTATAAAAATCTGTCCATCGATGAAAGCGATTTCTCCGTTCAAAGGCAAGGCTGCCGCATTCACCTGACGACCACAGAATATCAACTATTCATTACGCTGCTCGACCATTCTGGGCACATCTGCTCCCGAAACTTTCTTCTGGCATCTGCATGGAATATCACAGTGCCGATTCAGACGCGAACGGTTGATGTGCATATCGCAAAGCTGCGGAAGAAACTGGATCTAGGCCCGGATGATTTGAAAACCGTAATGGGACGGGGGTATGCGCTTTCAGGATAA
- a CDS encoding DUF5677 domain-containing protein, with product MVKEFEDEKSWAYGRMPEYLWIGLILNHYGRDEGLRKSYNIISLLHKLAPNLYTARLSEILKLDTDVQEALFEYVVSIGAKEVLNPLTVFLTVSKAPTFAKYFYCPNVSASERCETLVFTMSRIADHQSNDATDIRFVVLYFSVLSGKLHLHQSQIDLLRSYPVCDHADESMRMIRPTVRATEMTILTFEKVDSLFLKEFWRCVSEMTDCNIFVTKFPSENREFTAYMERLHELFGYLSDLFVTTAPLDEKMVVLLGLATYSYKRLKEIYELRAFNSIAGRSCVRVMIEDYIMMKYLVKNEQSHDNIWREYQLYGIGLYKLVLSRYREFKASGESHFDEKYIELLVNEFKSEEFIDMDTKYFDKQNIRLKAESVNEKELYGLYYDYDSSFEHGLWGAIRESSLLKCDNPAHKCHCVPDVEDEIRLKTVLPDCIMIMNKTVSFLNEIYGIPQQMLNGVINFELKPIDN from the coding sequence ATGGTGAAAGAATTCGAAGACGAGAAGTCATGGGCTTATGGGCGTATGCCTGAATATCTATGGATCGGGCTTATTTTAAACCACTATGGACGTGATGAGGGTCTGAGGAAGTCTTATAATATAATTTCCTTATTACATAAACTGGCACCAAATCTTTATACAGCAAGACTATCTGAAATATTAAAACTAGACACTGATGTTCAAGAAGCCCTTTTTGAATATGTTGTGTCAATTGGAGCAAAAGAAGTTCTTAATCCTTTAACGGTTTTTCTTACAGTAAGTAAGGCCCCAACTTTCGCAAAATATTTTTATTGCCCGAACGTCAGTGCTTCAGAGAGATGTGAAACTCTAGTTTTCACAATGAGCAGAATAGCAGATCACCAGTCTAATGATGCTACAGATATTAGGTTTGTGGTTCTATATTTTAGTGTGCTTTCAGGGAAATTGCATCTTCACCAAAGTCAAATTGATTTGTTAAGATCTTATCCGGTATGCGATCATGCAGATGAATCAATGCGTATGATTCGTCCAACTGTTCGCGCTACGGAAATGACAATTTTGACTTTTGAGAAGGTGGATTCACTATTTCTGAAAGAATTTTGGAGGTGTGTAAGTGAAATGACTGATTGTAATATATTCGTTACTAAATTCCCATCTGAAAATCGAGAATTTACCGCATATATGGAAAGGCTTCACGAATTATTTGGGTATCTCTCTGATTTATTTGTGACAACAGCTCCGCTTGATGAAAAAATGGTTGTTTTGCTTGGACTTGCGACATATTCATATAAGCGTCTGAAGGAAATTTACGAATTACGGGCATTTAATTCCATTGCCGGTAGAAGTTGTGTGCGCGTTATGATAGAAGACTATATTATGATGAAATACCTTGTAAAAAACGAGCAATCACATGATAATATTTGGCGAGAATATCAGCTATATGGTATAGGGCTATATAAGCTCGTTTTATCAAGATATCGGGAATTCAAAGCATCTGGGGAATCACATTTCGATGAAAAATATATAGAACTATTGGTTAACGAGTTTAAGTCAGAAGAGTTTATCGATATGGATACAAAATATTTTGATAAGCAGAATATTAGACTTAAAGCTGAAAGTGTTAACGAAAAAGAACTCTATGGACTGTATTACGACTACGATTCTTCTTTTGAACATGGGCTATGGGGAGCAATTCGTGAATCCTCTCTACTAAAGTGTGATAATCCTGCGCACAAATGCCATTGTGTTCCGGATGTTGAAGATGAAATCAGATTAAAGACGGTCTTACCTGATTGCATTATGATTATGAATAAAACCGTATCGTTTTTAAATGAAATTTATGGGATTCCACAACAAATGTTGAATGGGGTAATCAATTTTGAACTCAAACCTATTGATAACTAG
- a CDS encoding TraE family protein, translated as MEREKFRIPRSVQDAIPIRRIFADGIFQVGNQYSKTWSFTDINYAIAGKEDKTSMFLDYSELLNALDSGASAKITIYNRRINKAEFERSVLLPDKDDGLDEYRHEFNQMLTAQVTGTSNSIVRERYLTVSVVKRNADEARSYFARVGTDLVTHLAQLSSVATELTLTERLHIFRDFFKAEEQAAAEFNIHEHAKRGQHFKDWFCPDSVEFAADHFKLDARYGRVLYLQDYASYIKDSFVSELCDLDRDLMLSIDILPVPTDEAARQLQSTLLGVETNVANWQRRQNANNNFTATIPYDMELQRKETKEMLDDLTTRDQRMMFGLVTLVHLADSKEQLDSDTETLYSTARKHLCQLSTLRWQQKDGLDTVLPYGLRKIQALRTLTTESTAVLIPFRAQEIMEPNGLYYGQNAVSKNMIVADRRLLLNGNSFRLGVSGSGKSMSAKEEIVQIALSTEDDILILDPESEFGYLTEALGGEVIRISATSDTHINALDMDRAYGDERNPIVSKSEFVLSLFEQLIGDGMVTAKEKSILGRCTEQVYLPYIRNGYKGTPPTLQDFYRLLQMQPEPEAQGLALSSELFITGTLNTFARHTNVDTQARIIAYDIRELGEQLMPLGMLVTLDAIYNRVIQNWKKGRRTWIFCDEFYILFRYEYSANFFYKLWKRIRKYNGLVTGLTQNVDELLRSDTARLMLANSEFLVMLNQSATDREELAKLLNISDNQLGYVTNVPAGCGLIRCAGNIVPFTNSFPKNTKLYGLMTTKPDEQQKE; from the coding sequence ATGGAACGCGAAAAGTTCCGTATTCCGCGCAGTGTGCAGGACGCCATTCCCATCCGCCGCATTTTCGCGGATGGGATTTTCCAAGTCGGCAACCAGTATTCCAAAACATGGTCGTTTACCGACATCAACTATGCTATCGCCGGCAAAGAGGACAAAACGTCCATGTTCCTTGACTACTCGGAACTGCTCAATGCCCTCGACTCCGGCGCATCGGCAAAAATCACAATTTACAACCGCCGCATCAACAAGGCCGAGTTTGAGCGCAGCGTCCTGCTGCCCGACAAGGATGATGGTCTGGACGAATACCGTCACGAATTCAACCAGATGCTGACCGCACAGGTCACCGGCACCAGCAACAGCATTGTGCGGGAGCGTTATCTGACCGTCAGCGTGGTAAAGCGCAACGCGGACGAAGCCCGCAGCTACTTTGCCCGCGTCGGCACGGATCTGGTGACGCACCTTGCGCAGCTTTCCTCGGTGGCAACCGAACTGACGCTGACCGAGCGCCTGCATATTTTCCGCGACTTTTTCAAGGCTGAGGAACAGGCTGCGGCGGAGTTCAACATCCACGAACACGCCAAGCGCGGGCAGCATTTCAAGGACTGGTTCTGCCCCGACAGCGTGGAGTTTGCCGCCGACCATTTCAAGCTGGATGCGCGGTATGGCAGGGTGCTGTATCTGCAGGATTACGCCAGCTACATCAAGGACAGCTTTGTGTCGGAACTCTGCGACCTTGACCGCGACCTGATGCTGTCCATCGACATCCTGCCGGTTCCCACGGACGAAGCTGCCCGCCAGCTGCAAAGTACACTGCTGGGCGTGGAAACGAACGTAGCCAACTGGCAGCGCCGCCAGAATGCCAACAACAATTTTACCGCTACGATTCCTTACGACATGGAGTTGCAGCGCAAGGAAACCAAGGAGATGCTGGACGACCTGACCACCCGCGACCAACGAATGATGTTCGGACTGGTGACGCTGGTGCATCTGGCTGACAGCAAAGAGCAGCTCGACAGCGACACCGAAACGCTCTACTCCACAGCACGCAAGCACCTGTGCCAGCTTTCCACGCTGCGTTGGCAGCAGAAAGACGGGCTGGACACGGTGCTGCCTTACGGGCTGCGGAAAATCCAAGCCCTGCGAACCCTTACCACCGAAAGCACCGCTGTGCTGATTCCGTTCCGGGCGCAGGAAATCATGGAGCCGAACGGTCTGTATTATGGGCAGAACGCCGTCAGCAAGAACATGATCGTAGCGGATCGCCGCTTGCTGCTCAACGGCAACAGCTTCCGTTTGGGCGTTTCGGGTTCCGGCAAGAGCATGAGCGCCAAGGAAGAAATCGTGCAGATCGCGCTTTCTACCGAGGATGACATCCTCATCCTCGACCCGGAGTCGGAGTTCGGATATCTGACCGAAGCCCTTGGCGGTGAGGTCATCCGCATTTCGGCCACGTCCGACACCCACATCAATGCGCTGGACATGGACCGTGCCTACGGTGACGAGCGCAATCCCATCGTCAGCAAGTCGGAATTTGTGCTGTCGCTGTTCGAGCAGCTCATCGGTGACGGCATGGTGACGGCGAAAGAAAAGTCCATCCTCGGCCGCTGCACCGAGCAGGTGTATCTGCCCTACATTCGCAACGGCTATAAAGGCACACCGCCTACGCTGCAGGACTTTTACCGTCTGCTCCAGATGCAACCGGAACCCGAAGCACAGGGGCTGGCGCTTTCGTCCGAGTTGTTCATTACCGGCACACTGAACACCTTTGCCCGGCACACCAATGTGGACACACAGGCGCGGATCATTGCCTATGACATCCGCGAACTGGGTGAGCAGCTTATGCCGCTGGGTATGCTGGTGACGCTGGATGCAATCTACAACCGCGTCATCCAGAACTGGAAGAAAGGCCGCAGAACGTGGATTTTCTGCGATGAGTTTTACATTTTGTTCCGCTATGAGTACAGCGCCAATTTCTTCTACAAGCTGTGGAAGCGCATCCGCAAGTACAACGGACTTGTGACCGGACTGACGCAGAATGTGGACGAACTGCTGCGCTCCGACACCGCCCGCCTGATGCTGGCAAACTCGGAGTTTTTGGTCATGCTGAACCAGAGCGCCACCGACCGCGAGGAACTGGCGAAGCTGCTGAATATTTCGGATAACCAGCTCGGCTATGTCACGAACGTCCCCGCAGGCTGCGGGCTGATTCGCTGTGCGGGCAATATCGTGCCTTTCACCAACAGTTTTCCGAAAAATACTAAACTCTATGGCTTGATGACGACCAAGCCGGATGAACAGCAAAAGGAGTGA
- a CDS encoding M23 family metallopeptidase, with protein MQENGDYTTAPDTGSTVTDTTYSMVKETTDFTVQQVRKFTRKQIQKYRERRTTERAETTRAHTASECGVSPKQAGHGTLPDAEQRPRCGADLPRQRAKEKVVTAKIAPRDIRGVTQGQRQLRTAANETVRSITTQAQMQTRTRQVQLAIQKAASSTRKTAVAVRSAIRHFLASLHSLVAAIAVGISVALSIIIVISLVAFVSGSAYGIFFADNAPSADTITVQEAVETLTAEYRDRLEEISDTVQHDRQDITANDDVYYIRWQDVLAVFSSYVAGSEQGAPVAALTEEQMDKLREIMWAMNAVDYSTRAETAVIETTDKNGKATTIEITETVLVIELTHKTPDEMALDYHFTSRQNTYLQLLQDPQHEELWAELLGGFAQGGGELMNPDSTRTPTGTLQWPLPVAGTITSQFGHRVDPITGEVSSHTGTDIACAEGTPILAAADGTVTVANGLDSWGGSYGYYVQIDHGGGLETLYAHCSSICVTTGQQVQAGQVIGYVGHTGRATGSHLHFEVRANGNRVNPLQNFL; from the coding sequence ATGCAGGAGAATGGTGACTATACCACAGCCCCAGACACTGGGTCAACAGTGACAGATACAACTTATTCGATGGTAAAGGAGACCACCGATTTCACTGTGCAGCAGGTGCGCAAGTTTACCCGCAAGCAAATTCAGAAATACCGGGAACGCCGCACAACAGAGCGGGCTGAGACTACCCGTGCCCACACCGCCAGTGAGTGCGGTGTCAGCCCGAAACAGGCTGGGCACGGTACGTTGCCCGATGCAGAGCAACGTCCGCGTTGTGGGGCAGATTTGCCCCGACAGCGGGCAAAAGAAAAGGTCGTCACCGCCAAAATCGCGCCGCGCGACATTCGCGGCGTGACCCAAGGTCAGCGCCAACTGCGAACCGCCGCAAATGAAACTGTGCGGAGCATAACAACCCAAGCACAAATGCAGACCCGTACACGTCAAGTGCAGCTTGCTATCCAGAAAGCCGCCAGCAGCACCCGCAAGACGGCTGTGGCGGTGCGCTCGGCCATCCGTCATTTTCTCGCCAGCCTCCACAGCCTTGTTGCGGCCATTGCCGTAGGCATCAGCGTGGCACTCAGCATTATCATTGTCATCAGTCTTGTGGCATTTGTGTCCGGTTCGGCCTACGGCATCTTTTTTGCCGACAATGCGCCCAGTGCAGATACCATCACCGTCCAAGAGGCGGTAGAGACGCTGACGGCGGAATACCGCGACAGACTGGAAGAAATCTCCGATACAGTACAGCACGACCGCCAAGACATTACCGCCAACGATGACGTGTACTACATCCGCTGGCAAGATGTCCTGGCGGTCTTTTCTTCGTATGTGGCAGGCAGCGAACAGGGCGCACCCGTTGCGGCGCTGACGGAGGAACAGATGGACAAGCTGCGGGAAATCATGTGGGCGATGAACGCAGTGGACTACTCTACCCGTGCGGAAACCGCTGTTATAGAAACGACGGACAAGAACGGAAAAGCAACCACAATAGAGATAACCGAAACCGTCCTCGTAATCGAACTGACCCACAAAACACCCGACGAGATGGCATTGGATTACCACTTTACCTCTCGCCAGAACACCTACCTGCAACTCCTGCAAGACCCGCAGCATGAAGAACTGTGGGCAGAATTGCTCGGCGGTTTTGCACAGGGCGGTGGAGAACTTATGAACCCGGACAGCACCCGCACACCGACAGGCACCCTGCAATGGCCACTGCCGGTTGCGGGTACCATTACCTCACAATTCGGACATCGCGTAGACCCCATCACCGGCGAAGTCAGCTCCCACACCGGCACCGACATCGCCTGCGCCGAGGGTACGCCGATCCTCGCCGCCGCAGATGGAACCGTCACCGTTGCCAACGGTCTTGACAGCTGGGGCGGCAGTTACGGCTACTATGTCCAAATTGACCACGGCGGCGGGCTTGAAACGCTGTATGCACACTGTTCGTCCATCTGCGTCACCACCGGTCAGCAGGTGCAGGCCGGGCAGGTCATTGGCTATGTCGGGCACACCGGGCGGGCAACAGGCAGCCATTTGCATTTTGAGGTAAGAGCAAATGGAAATCGCGTAAATCCACTACAAAATTTTCTGTGA
- a CDS encoding ATP-binding cassette domain-containing protein: MKRALSGVSLTLTPGLYGLLGPNGAGKSTLIHIITGTLAPDSGEVLWCGRPARGIAFRRVLGYMPQQQGLYDSYTGRRFLAYMAALKEIPRKTVASEIARVAAAVNLTAELDKRLSAYSGGMKQRLLLASALLGDPKLLILDEPTAGLDPKERVRLRELLADMAKDRIILVATHVVSDVETVATKVILLRAGKIVDAAPVPELIEKYAPGQGLEDVYLNVFGEGDGK, translated from the coding sequence GTGAAAAGAGCGCTGTCGGGCGTGTCGCTCACCCTGACGCCGGGGCTTTACGGATTACTGGGGCCCAACGGTGCTGGGAAATCCACTTTAATTCACATTATCACAGGTACGCTTGCGCCCGATTCCGGCGAGGTTCTTTGGTGCGGCCGCCCTGCGCGGGGCATCGCGTTCCGCCGCGTGCTCGGCTATATGCCGCAGCAGCAGGGGCTGTATGATAGCTACACTGGCCGCCGGTTCCTCGCCTACATGGCTGCGCTGAAGGAAATCCCGCGCAAGACCGTTGCATCTGAGATAGCCCGTGTGGCTGCCGCCGTAAATTTAACCGCCGAATTGGACAAGCGCCTTTCTGCCTATTCCGGCGGCATGAAACAGCGTCTGCTGTTAGCCTCCGCCTTGTTGGGTGACCCCAAGCTGCTGATTTTGGACGAACCAACGGCGGGTCTTGACCCAAAGGAGCGCGTTCGCCTGCGTGAATTGCTGGCAGATATGGCAAAAGACCGCATTATTCTTGTGGCAACGCACGTTGTTTCGGACGTAGAAACGGTCGCTACCAAGGTCATTCTGCTGCGTGCGGGCAAAATTGTGGATGCCGCGCCCGTGCCGGAGTTGATTGAAAAATACGCACCCGGCCAAGGTCTTGAGGATGTCTACCTGAATGTGTTCGGTGAGGGGGACGGCAAATGA